A DNA window from Brenneria izadpanahii contains the following coding sequences:
- the rpsD gene encoding 30S ribosomal protein S4, with protein MARYLGPKLKLSRREGTDLFLKSGVRAIDSKCKIEQAPGQHGARKPRLSDYGVQLREKQKVRRIYGVLERQFRNYYKEAARLKGNTGANLLQLLEGRLDNVVYRMGFGATRAEARQLVSHKAIMVNGRVVNIASYQVSPNDVVSIREKAKKQSRVKAALELAEQREKPTWLEVDAAKMEGVFKRIPERTDLSSDINEHLIVELYSK; from the coding sequence ATGGCAAGATATTTGGGTCCTAAGCTCAAGCTGAGCCGTCGTGAAGGCACCGACCTGTTTCTGAAGTCTGGTGTTCGTGCGATCGATTCCAAGTGTAAGATTGAACAAGCTCCTGGTCAGCATGGTGCGCGTAAGCCGCGTCTGTCTGACTATGGTGTACAGTTGCGTGAAAAGCAAAAAGTCCGCCGTATCTACGGTGTGCTGGAACGCCAGTTCCGTAACTATTATAAAGAAGCAGCACGTCTGAAAGGCAACACAGGTGCGAACCTGCTGCAGTTGCTGGAAGGCCGTCTGGATAACGTTGTTTATCGTATGGGATTTGGCGCCACTCGTGCTGAAGCTCGTCAGCTGGTTAGCCACAAAGCCATCATGGTAAACGGTCGCGTTGTTAACATCGCTTCTTATCAGGTATCCCCGAATGACGTAGTCAGCATCCGTGAGAAAGCGAAAAAGCAATCTCGCGTGAAGGCCGCTCTGGAGCTGGCTGAACAGCGTGAAAAGCCAACTTGGCTGGAAGTTGATGCTGCCAAGATGGAAGGTGTGTTCAAACGTATTCCTGAACGGACCGATCTGTCTTCGGACATTAATGAACACCTGATCGTCGAGCTTTACTCCAAGTAA
- the rpsK gene encoding 30S ribosomal protein S11, whose protein sequence is MAKAPIRARKRVRKQVSDGVAHIHASFNNTIVTITDRQGNALGWATAGGSGFRGSRKSTPFAAQVAAERCAEAVKEYGIKNLEVMVKGPGPGRESTIRALNAAGFRITNITDVTPIPHNGCRPPKKRRV, encoded by the coding sequence ATGGCAAAGGCACCTATTCGTGCACGTAAGCGTGTAAGAAAGCAAGTCTCTGACGGTGTGGCTCATATCCATGCTTCTTTCAACAACACCATCGTAACTATTACCGATCGTCAGGGTAATGCGCTGGGTTGGGCAACTGCCGGTGGTTCCGGCTTCCGTGGTTCTCGTAAATCCACTCCGTTCGCCGCTCAGGTAGCAGCCGAACGCTGTGCTGAAGCAGTGAAAGAGTACGGTATCAAGAACCTGGAAGTTATGGTTAAAGGACCTGGTCCGGGCCGTGAGTCTACTATCCGCGCGTTGAACGCGGCTGGTTTCCGCATCACTAATATTACTGATGTGACTCCGATCCCTCATAACGGTTGTCGTCCGCCGAAAAAGCGCCGCGTATAA
- the secY gene encoding preprotein translocase subunit SecY — translation MAKQPGLDFQSAKGGVGELKRRLLFVIGALIVFRIGSFIPIPGIDATVLAKLLEQQRGTIIEMFNMFSGGALSRASIFALGIMPYISASIIIQLLTVVHPALAEIKKEGEAGRRKISQYTRYGTLVLAIFQSIGIATGLPNMPGMQGLVLNPGFAFYFTAVVSLVTGTMFLMWLGEQITERGIGNGISIIIFAGIVAGLPPAIGHTIEQARQGDLHFLLLLLVAVLVFAVTFFVVFIERGQRRIVVNYAKRQQGRRVYAAQSTHLPLKVNMAGVIPAIFASSIILFPATIASWFGGGTGWNWLTTISMYLQPGRPLYVLLYATAIIFFCFFYTALVFNPRETADNLKKSGAFVPGIRPGEQTAKYIDKVMTRLTLVGAMYITFICLIPEFMRDAMKVPFYFGGTSLLIVVVVIMDFMAQVQTLMMSSQYESALKKANLKGYNR, via the coding sequence ATGGCCAAACAACCAGGATTAGATTTTCAAAGTGCTAAAGGCGGAGTTGGTGAACTGAAGCGCAGACTATTGTTTGTTATCGGTGCGCTGATTGTTTTCCGTATTGGCTCTTTTATTCCGATTCCTGGTATTGATGCCACTGTGCTTGCCAAATTGCTTGAGCAACAGCGAGGCACCATCATTGAAATGTTTAACATGTTCTCTGGTGGTGCACTCAGCCGTGCTTCTATCTTTGCTCTGGGTATCATGCCGTATATTTCGGCGTCGATTATTATCCAACTGCTGACGGTGGTTCATCCTGCGTTGGCGGAAATAAAGAAAGAAGGGGAGGCTGGCCGTCGTAAGATTAGCCAGTACACCCGCTACGGTACTCTGGTATTGGCCATATTCCAGTCGATCGGTATTGCTACCGGTTTGCCGAATATGCCAGGGATGCAAGGCTTGGTGTTAAATCCAGGATTTGCTTTCTACTTTACCGCTGTTGTGAGTCTGGTCACCGGGACGATGTTCCTGATGTGGCTGGGTGAACAGATTACTGAACGGGGTATCGGCAACGGTATTTCGATTATAATCTTTGCTGGTATAGTTGCGGGATTGCCGCCGGCCATTGGCCATACCATCGAGCAAGCGCGGCAAGGCGACCTGCACTTCCTCCTGTTGCTGTTGGTTGCAGTTTTGGTGTTTGCAGTAACCTTCTTCGTTGTTTTCATTGAGCGTGGTCAGCGTCGTATCGTCGTCAACTATGCCAAGCGTCAACAAGGTCGTCGTGTTTATGCAGCACAGAGTACGCATTTACCGTTGAAAGTGAATATGGCGGGGGTTATCCCAGCTATTTTTGCTTCCAGCATTATTTTGTTCCCGGCTACGATTGCATCTTGGTTCGGGGGCGGTACCGGTTGGAACTGGCTGACTACAATTTCGATGTATTTGCAGCCTGGACGCCCGCTTTATGTGTTACTCTATGCGACTGCAATCATCTTCTTCTGTTTCTTCTATACTGCGTTGGTTTTCAACCCTCGTGAAACAGCAGATAACCTGAAGAAGTCCGGTGCATTCGTGCCAGGAATTCGTCCGGGAGAGCAAACGGCGAAATATATCGATAAAGTAATGACCCGCCTTACTTTGGTAGGTGCGATGTATATTACTTTCATCTGCCTGATCCCGGAGTTCATGCGTGATGCAATGAAAGTGCCTTTCTATTTTGGCGGCACGTCATTATTGATCGTTGTTGTGGTCATCATGGACTTTATGGCTCAAGTGCAAACTCTGATGATGTCAAGTCAGTACGAGTCTGCATTGAAGAAAGCAAACCTGAAAGGCTATAACCGTTAA
- the rpmJ gene encoding 50S ribosomal protein L36 — MKVRASVKKLCRNCKIVKRNGVVRVICSAEPKHKQRQG, encoded by the coding sequence ATGAAAGTTCGTGCTTCCGTCAAGAAATTATGTCGTAACTGTAAGATTGTTAAGCGTAACGGTGTCGTTCGTGTGATCTGCAGTGCCGAACCGAAGCATAAACAGCGTCAAGGCTGA
- the rpsM gene encoding 30S ribosomal protein S13, translating to MARIAGINIPDHKHTVIALTSIYGIGKTRSQAICAASGIAENVKISELSEEQIDKLRDEVAKFVVEGDLRREVTLSIKRLMDLGTYRGLRHRRGLPVRGQRTKTNARTRKGPRKPIKK from the coding sequence GTGGCCCGTATAGCAGGCATTAACATTCCTGATCATAAACATACCGTCATCGCGTTAACGTCGATTTATGGTATCGGTAAAACTCGTTCGCAGGCTATTTGCGCTGCTTCGGGCATTGCCGAAAATGTTAAGATCAGTGAGCTGTCTGAAGAGCAAATCGATAAGCTGCGTGACGAAGTTGCCAAGTTTGTTGTCGAAGGTGATCTGCGTCGTGAAGTTACCCTGAGCATCAAACGTCTTATGGACCTTGGTACTTATCGTGGTTTGCGTCATCGTCGTGGTCTGCCGGTTCGCGGTCAGCGTACCAAGACTAACGCCCGTACCCGTAAGGGTCCGCGCAAACCGATCAAGAAATAA